In Streptomyces violaceusniger Tu 4113, one DNA window encodes the following:
- a CDS encoding zinc-dependent metalloprotease produces MSDTPFGFGLPPEEPEDGDDGKKKGGQGGEQGPANPLGFGGGPGGAGGADNPFAAMFGSLNPGDLGAAFQQLGQMLSYEGGPVNWDMAKDIARQTVARGTADGSKDESVGPADRAAVQEAVRLADLWLDGVTSLPSGSGSAVAWSRAEWVEATLPVWKDLVDPVAERVGAAMGDVLPEEMQAMAGPLLGMMRSMGGAMFGTQIGQALGVLAGEVVGSTDIGLPLGPAGKAALLPVNIAALGSGLGVPKEEVRLYLALREAAHQRLFAHVPWLRSHLFGAVEGYARGIKVDTAKLEDAVGQLDPTHPEQLQEALQQGMFQPEDTPEQKAALARLETALALVEGWVDAVVHAAAKPHLPSADALRETLRRRRASGGPAEQTFATLIGLELRPRRLRDASRLWASLTDARGLEGRDGLWAHPDMLPTAQDLDDPDGFVHGEQLDFSELDKMLGEAAGGEDRKDGPERPDLRKDDPDRPDLRKDSESGEDDDRGDGEK; encoded by the coding sequence GTGAGTGACACCCCATTCGGATTCGGCCTTCCGCCGGAGGAGCCGGAGGACGGCGACGACGGCAAGAAGAAGGGCGGCCAGGGCGGCGAGCAGGGCCCCGCGAATCCCCTCGGGTTCGGAGGCGGACCCGGCGGAGCGGGCGGCGCGGACAATCCGTTCGCCGCGATGTTCGGTTCGCTGAATCCGGGCGACCTGGGCGCCGCCTTCCAGCAGCTCGGGCAGATGCTCTCCTACGAGGGCGGCCCGGTGAACTGGGACATGGCCAAGGACATCGCGCGCCAGACCGTGGCGCGCGGCACCGCCGACGGCAGTAAGGACGAGAGCGTCGGCCCCGCCGACCGTGCCGCGGTCCAGGAGGCCGTGCGCCTGGCGGACCTGTGGCTGGACGGCGTCACCTCGCTGCCCTCGGGCTCCGGGAGCGCCGTGGCCTGGAGCCGCGCCGAATGGGTCGAGGCGACCCTGCCGGTGTGGAAGGACCTGGTGGACCCGGTCGCCGAGCGGGTCGGCGCCGCCATGGGCGATGTGCTGCCCGAGGAGATGCAGGCCATGGCCGGCCCGCTGCTCGGGATGATGCGCTCGATGGGCGGCGCCATGTTCGGCACCCAGATCGGGCAGGCGCTGGGCGTGCTGGCCGGCGAGGTGGTCGGCTCGACCGATATCGGGCTGCCGCTGGGCCCGGCGGGCAAGGCGGCCCTGCTGCCGGTCAACATCGCGGCGCTCGGCTCCGGCCTCGGCGTGCCCAAGGAAGAGGTCCGGCTGTATCTGGCCCTGCGCGAGGCGGCCCACCAGCGGCTCTTCGCCCATGTGCCGTGGCTGCGCTCGCACCTCTTCGGCGCGGTCGAGGGGTACGCCCGCGGTATCAAGGTCGACACCGCCAAGCTGGAGGACGCGGTCGGCCAGCTCGACCCGACCCACCCCGAGCAGCTGCAGGAGGCACTGCAGCAGGGCATGTTCCAGCCCGAGGACACCCCCGAGCAGAAGGCCGCGCTGGCGCGCCTGGAGACCGCTCTGGCGCTGGTCGAGGGCTGGGTGGACGCGGTGGTGCACGCCGCCGCCAAGCCGCATCTGCCGTCCGCCGACGCCCTGCGCGAGACGCTGCGGCGGCGCCGGGCGAGCGGCGGCCCCGCCGAGCAGACCTTCGCCACGCTGATCGGCCTGGAGCTGCGGCCGCGCCGGCTGCGGGACGCCTCCCGGCTGTGGGCCTCGCTGACCGACGCCCGGGGCCTGGAGGGGCGCGACGGGCTGTGGGCGCATCCGGACATGCTGCCGACGGCGCAGGACCTCGACGACCCGGACGGCTTCGTCCACGGCGAGCAGCTTGACTTCTCCGAGCTGGACAAGATGCTCGGCGAGGCGGCGGGCGGTGAGGACCGTAAGGACGGCCCCGAGCGCCCCGACCTCCGTAAGGACGACCCCGACCGTCCCGACCTCCGTAAGGACAGCGAGAGCGGCGAGGACGACGACCGGGGCGACGGCGAGAAGTGA
- a CDS encoding NAD-dependent epimerase/dehydratase family protein, whose amino-acid sequence MSSPDREVRAARNDTARAARRPVVAVTGAASGPGALLTQRLAESEEVKQVLAIDERRGEVTEAQWHVLDVRDPAIAEKLRGADVVVHLAVDLDLGTDSAARTAYNVRGTQTVLTAAAAAGVRRVVLCTSAMVYGALPDNAVPLAEDAELRATAEATGVGDLLEIERLGERAPRAHPGLNVTIVRPAILVGGTDTALTRYFESPRLLVVAGSRPTWQFCHVEDLVGALEYAALEKVEGELAVGCEGWLEQEEVEELSGIRRMELPSAVALGAASRLHRLGLTPSPAGDLAYTMHPWAISGSRLHAAGWRPRWTNEEVLAELLEEVSGRHTVAGRRLGRKDATTLGATAAGATVALVGTAAIVRRARKARRRA is encoded by the coding sequence GTGAGTTCCCCAGACCGAGAAGTTCGCGCTGCGCGAAACGATACGGCTCGCGCCGCACGACGACCCGTCGTGGCGGTGACCGGTGCCGCCTCGGGCCCAGGTGCCCTGCTCACGCAGCGGCTCGCGGAGTCCGAAGAGGTCAAGCAGGTCCTGGCCATCGATGAACGCCGCGGTGAGGTGACCGAGGCGCAGTGGCATGTGCTGGACGTCCGCGATCCGGCCATCGCCGAGAAGCTGCGCGGCGCGGACGTGGTGGTCCACCTCGCCGTCGACCTGGACCTGGGCACCGACTCCGCCGCCCGCACGGCCTACAACGTGCGCGGCACCCAGACCGTCCTTACGGCCGCCGCGGCGGCCGGGGTGCGCCGGGTGGTGCTGTGCACCTCCGCGATGGTCTACGGGGCGCTCCCGGACAACGCCGTGCCGCTCGCCGAGGACGCGGAGCTGCGGGCGACCGCCGAGGCCACCGGCGTCGGCGACCTCCTGGAGATCGAGCGGCTCGGGGAGCGCGCGCCCCGGGCGCATCCGGGGCTGAATGTGACCATCGTGCGCCCGGCGATCCTGGTCGGTGGCACGGACACCGCGCTCACCCGCTACTTCGAGTCACCGCGGCTGCTGGTCGTCGCCGGATCCCGTCCCACCTGGCAGTTCTGCCATGTGGAGGACCTGGTCGGCGCGCTGGAGTACGCCGCTCTGGAGAAGGTCGAGGGTGAGCTGGCGGTCGGTTGCGAGGGCTGGCTGGAGCAGGAGGAGGTCGAGGAGCTGTCCGGAATCCGGCGCATGGAATTGCCCTCGGCGGTCGCGTTGGGCGCCGCCTCCCGGCTGCACCGGCTCGGTCTGACGCCGTCCCCGGCCGGCGATCTCGCGTACACGATGCACCCGTGGGCGATCAGCGGCAGCAGGCTGCACGCGGCGGGCTGGCGGCCGCGCTGGACCAACGAGGAGGTCCTGGCGGAGCTGCTGGAGGAGGTCTCCGGCCGCCATACGGTCGCCGGCCGACGCCTGGGCCGTAAGGACGCCACGACGCTCGGCGCCACTGCCGCGGGCGCGACCGTGGCCCTGGTGGGCACCGCGGCGATCGTGCGCCGCGCCCGTAAGGCGCGCCGCCGGGCCTGA
- a CDS encoding molybdenum cofactor biosynthesis protein MoaE, producing the protein MAHSYDHPGELAAANPIRLLAVRDRPLSVDEVFGAVGDAAAGGTALFVGTVRNHDGGAEVGALGYSAHPTAEAELRRVAEKVVADFPVRALAAVHRVGDLVIGDLAVVVAVSCPHRAEAFAACRRLIDDLKREVPIWKHQSFADGTEEWVGA; encoded by the coding sequence ATGGCACATTCGTACGATCATCCCGGCGAACTCGCGGCCGCCAACCCCATCCGGCTGCTCGCCGTCCGTGACAGGCCCCTGTCCGTGGACGAGGTGTTCGGGGCGGTGGGGGATGCCGCGGCGGGCGGTACGGCGCTGTTCGTGGGCACCGTGCGCAACCACGACGGAGGCGCGGAGGTCGGCGCCCTCGGCTACTCCGCGCATCCGACCGCCGAGGCCGAGCTGCGCCGGGTGGCCGAGAAGGTCGTGGCCGACTTCCCGGTCCGCGCGCTGGCCGCCGTGCACCGGGTGGGCGATCTGGTGATCGGCGATCTGGCCGTGGTGGTGGCCGTCTCCTGCCCGCACCGCGCGGAGGCGTTCGCCGCCTGCCGCCGTCTGATCGACGACCTCAAGCGTGAGGTGCCGATCTGGAAGCACCAGTCATTCGCGGATGGCACCGAGGAATGGGTGGGCGCGTAG
- a CDS encoding YlbL family protein, producing MPRRTATMLASLLMLIALLCAGVLIPVPYAEMSPGPTYNTLGEHNGECVLQISGRKSCETTGGHLNMTTVRVTGSEYRMNLVEAVYGWLAHDDVVVPHSTLYPDDKTPDQVDQQNAEEFTQSQASAKVAALRALKKPVTAHVIVGAVQKGAPAQGKLHAGDVIKSVDGTAVREPDDVAKLVTKHKPGQKVAFSVVPAKDVAAAEKRGKQPTGEERVTITTAKADQGPSRAIVGIQAGVDYTFPFRIDIKLADVGGPSAGLMFALGIVDRLSPGDLTGGKYIAGTGTIDDKGTVGPIGGIEMKTIGARDAGARYFLTPKENCAAAAKDVPGGLRLVKVHTIDDALKALEKIRKGDTAGLPKCTTG from the coding sequence ATGCCACGCCGCACCGCGACGATGCTCGCCTCCCTTCTGATGCTGATCGCGCTGCTCTGCGCCGGAGTGCTGATCCCGGTGCCGTACGCGGAGATGTCTCCCGGGCCGACGTACAACACCCTGGGCGAGCACAACGGGGAGTGCGTGCTGCAGATCTCGGGCCGTAAGAGCTGTGAGACCACGGGTGGCCATCTGAACATGACCACGGTCCGCGTCACCGGCTCCGAGTACCGGATGAACCTCGTGGAGGCCGTCTACGGCTGGCTGGCGCACGATGACGTGGTCGTGCCGCACAGCACCCTCTACCCGGACGACAAGACCCCGGACCAGGTCGACCAGCAGAACGCCGAGGAGTTCACCCAGTCCCAGGCGTCCGCCAAGGTCGCCGCGCTGCGGGCGCTGAAGAAGCCGGTCACCGCGCATGTCATCGTGGGCGCCGTCCAGAAGGGCGCCCCGGCCCAGGGCAAGCTGCACGCGGGCGATGTGATCAAGTCGGTGGACGGCACGGCGGTGCGCGAGCCCGATGACGTCGCCAAACTGGTCACCAAGCACAAGCCGGGCCAGAAGGTGGCCTTCTCGGTCGTCCCGGCCAAGGATGTGGCCGCGGCGGAGAAGCGCGGCAAGCAGCCCACCGGCGAGGAGCGCGTCACGATCACCACCGCTAAGGCGGACCAGGGCCCCTCCCGCGCCATCGTGGGCATCCAGGCCGGGGTCGACTACACCTTCCCGTTCCGGATCGACATCAAGCTGGCGGACGTGGGCGGGCCCAGCGCGGGTCTGATGTTCGCGCTCGGGATCGTGGACCGGCTGTCGCCCGGCGATCTCACCGGCGGGAAGTACATCGCGGGCACCGGCACCATCGACGACAAGGGCACGGTCGGTCCGATCGGCGGGATCGAGATGAAGACGATCGGCGCGCGCGACGCGGGCGCCCGCTACTTCCTCACGCCCAAGGAGAACTGCGCGGCCGCCGCCAAGGACGTGCCGGGCGGCCTGCGGCTGGTCAAGGTGCACACGATCGACGACGCCCTCAAGGCGCTCGAGAAGATCCGTAAGGGGGACACCGCCGGTCTGCCGAAGTGCACGACGGGCTGA
- a CDS encoding PPA1309 family protein: MSNATPGTDPLASNPLTRAVLEIDEYASGLGWDQPARLFALVDTARLRAEEPGLASQLGLDEGGEVIAALTPIEQDELPSGAPLDEFLATIAWPDAVTGCALTVERQMLPPSAEGSVPKGLADAELAKWVAEHPDRQEVRMTVAVLRNGTRESALRLREKDSPTEVLTGAGLVPGLAEALTATFATD; the protein is encoded by the coding sequence ATGTCCAACGCAACCCCCGGCACCGACCCGCTGGCCTCGAATCCTCTGACCCGAGCCGTCCTCGAAATCGACGAGTACGCCTCAGGGCTCGGCTGGGACCAGCCCGCCCGGCTCTTCGCCCTCGTCGACACCGCCCGGCTGCGCGCCGAGGAGCCCGGCCTCGCCTCCCAGCTCGGCCTTGACGAGGGCGGCGAGGTAATCGCCGCCCTGACCCCCATCGAGCAGGACGAGCTGCCCTCCGGCGCCCCGCTGGACGAGTTCCTCGCCACCATCGCCTGGCCCGACGCCGTGACCGGCTGCGCCCTGACCGTCGAGCGGCAGATGCTGCCGCCGTCCGCCGAGGGCTCCGTGCCCAAGGGCCTGGCCGACGCCGAGCTGGCCAAGTGGGTCGCCGAGCACCCGGACCGCCAGGAGGTCCGGATGACCGTCGCCGTGCTGCGGAACGGCACGCGTGAGTCGGCCCTGCGGCTGCGGGAGAAGGACTCCCCGACCGAGGTGCTCACCGGTGCCGGCCTGGTGCCGGGCCTGGCGGAGGCGCTCACCGCCACCTTCGCCACCGACTGA
- a CDS encoding UPF0182 family membrane protein gives MPDRGGGPTGPRMRVGRPSRRARTLLMTLGVLAVLAMLFVMFAGFWTDWLWYRSLHYSSVFSTTLKTKIGLFFVFGVLMATAVGINIWLAHRLRPPLSAMSMEQQSLDRYRMGIAPFKKWVLLAVTALVGLIAGASAAGQWQIWLLWVNGVPFGQKDPQFHKDVAFYAFDLPWYRFLLSFGFAATVLSLIAAALVHYLYGGLRVTSPGARATAAATGHLSVLLGVFVALKAVAYWLDRYGLAVKSSDFKATGNWTGLRYVDANAYLPAKTILFCIAAICAVLFFATLWRRTWQLPVIGFGLMVLSAILIGGLYPAIVQKFQVQPNEQAKEAPYIQKNIEATRQAYGIDDSKVADYSGKNGSEGGEKLRKDANTTASYRLIDPSVISPTFQQLQQERKYYQFPSTLDVDRYKGADGKDQDTVVGVRELNLNGIPKRNWINDHFTYTHGYGMVAAKGTTTDPNADPAGSPDFTESGLPTKSSSGGGVGTYKQQVYYGEKTDQYSIVGGPQKELDYEKNGEKTTSYKGKSGVSLSNPVNRAAYAVAFGEPQILYSGAIGDGSRILYNRTPKERVEKVAPWLTIDGDAYPAVVGGRIKWVVDAYTTTNGYPYASRTTLGDSTADSLSDGDRSVVAQQNKVNYIRNSVKATVDAYDGTVKLYEWDTKDPVLKTWEKAFPGTVEPKEKISKDLMEHLRYPQDLFKVQRELLTRYHVTDPTQFYSGSDAWQVPEDPTHKDGNAVPPYYLSMKMPDQKGQTFSLTTTFTPNGRPNLGAFMSIDADANSKDYGTIRLLKVTSNVPGPQQVQSELNGDPEVAEFVRNLRGTDSDIEYGNLLTVPLDNGFLYIEPVYARGGSANYPLLKKVGVSYGKETVFKDTLGEALDAVFGKSSEQQPPSDGGQEPPSSANPTVKEALKDAQKAYQDGQDALQKQPQDWQAYGRAQDDLRNALNRAAKAEAKAGDKPGQKQNQPQSQSAGDGSGKKGG, from the coding sequence ATGCCGGACCGCGGCGGAGGCCCGACAGGGCCGCGGATGAGAGTCGGCCGACCGTCCCGGCGTGCCAGAACCCTGCTCATGACCCTGGGCGTGCTGGCCGTCTTGGCCATGCTCTTTGTCATGTTTGCCGGGTTTTGGACGGATTGGCTCTGGTATCGCTCGCTTCATTACTCGTCCGTCTTCAGTACGACCCTGAAGACGAAGATCGGGCTGTTCTTCGTCTTCGGCGTGCTGATGGCCACGGCGGTGGGGATCAACATCTGGCTGGCGCACCGGCTGCGGCCGCCGCTCAGCGCGATGTCCATGGAGCAGCAGAGCCTGGACCGCTACCGGATGGGCATCGCCCCGTTCAAGAAGTGGGTGCTGCTCGCGGTCACCGCCCTGGTCGGGCTGATCGCGGGCGCCTCGGCGGCCGGCCAGTGGCAGATCTGGCTGCTGTGGGTCAACGGAGTGCCGTTCGGCCAGAAGGACCCGCAGTTCCACAAGGACGTGGCCTTCTACGCCTTCGATCTGCCCTGGTACCGCTTTCTGCTGAGCTTCGGCTTCGCGGCCACGGTGCTCTCGCTCATCGCCGCCGCCCTGGTGCACTACCTCTACGGGGGCCTGCGGGTCACCAGCCCGGGCGCCCGCGCGACCGCCGCGGCCACCGGTCATCTGTCGGTGCTGCTGGGCGTCTTCGTCGCACTCAAGGCGGTGGCGTACTGGCTGGATCGCTACGGGCTCGCGGTGAAGTCCAGCGACTTCAAGGCGACGGGCAACTGGACGGGTCTGCGCTATGTGGACGCCAACGCCTATCTGCCCGCCAAGACGATCCTGTTCTGCATCGCGGCCATCTGCGCGGTGCTCTTCTTCGCGACGCTGTGGCGCCGCACCTGGCAGCTGCCGGTCATCGGCTTCGGGCTGATGGTGCTGTCGGCGATCCTCATCGGCGGGCTCTACCCGGCGATCGTGCAGAAGTTCCAGGTCCAGCCGAACGAGCAGGCCAAGGAGGCGCCGTACATCCAGAAGAACATCGAGGCCACGCGCCAGGCGTACGGCATCGACGACTCCAAGGTGGCGGACTACTCCGGCAAGAACGGCAGCGAGGGCGGCGAGAAGCTCCGTAAGGACGCCAATACGACGGCCAGTTACCGGCTGATCGACCCCAGCGTCATCTCGCCGACCTTCCAGCAGCTCCAGCAGGAGCGGAAGTACTACCAGTTCCCCTCGACGCTCGACGTCGACCGCTACAAGGGCGCGGACGGCAAGGATCAGGACACCGTCGTCGGTGTCCGCGAGCTGAACCTCAACGGCATCCCCAAGCGGAACTGGATCAACGACCACTTCACCTACACCCACGGCTACGGCATGGTGGCGGCGAAGGGCACCACGACCGATCCCAACGCGGACCCGGCCGGCTCGCCGGACTTCACCGAGTCCGGGCTGCCCACCAAGAGCTCCAGCGGCGGCGGGGTCGGCACCTACAAGCAGCAGGTCTACTACGGCGAGAAGACCGATCAGTACTCGATAGTCGGTGGTCCCCAGAAGGAGCTCGACTACGAGAAGAACGGCGAGAAGACCACCAGCTACAAGGGCAAGAGCGGGGTCAGCCTCTCCAACCCGGTCAACCGCGCCGCCTACGCGGTGGCGTTCGGCGAGCCCCAGATCCTCTACTCGGGCGCGATCGGCGACGGTTCGCGGATCCTGTACAACCGCACCCCCAAGGAGCGCGTCGAGAAGGTCGCCCCCTGGCTGACCATCGACGGCGACGCCTATCCGGCGGTGGTCGGCGGCCGGATCAAGTGGGTCGTCGACGCCTACACCACGACCAACGGCTATCCGTACGCCTCGCGCACGACCCTGGGCGACAGTACGGCCGACTCGCTGAGCGACGGAGACCGCTCGGTGGTCGCGCAGCAGAACAAGGTCAACTACATCCGCAACTCGGTGAAGGCGACCGTGGACGCCTACGACGGCACGGTCAAGCTCTACGAGTGGGACACCAAGGACCCGGTCCTGAAGACCTGGGAGAAGGCGTTCCCGGGGACGGTCGAGCCCAAGGAGAAGATCAGCAAGGACCTGATGGAGCATCTGCGGTATCCGCAGGACCTCTTCAAGGTCCAGCGCGAGCTGCTGACCCGCTACCACGTCACCGACCCGACGCAGTTCTACAGCGGCAGTGACGCCTGGCAGGTCCCCGAGGACCCGACCCACAAGGACGGGAACGCGGTGCCGCCGTACTACCTGAGCATGAAGATGCCCGACCAGAAGGGGCAGACGTTCTCGCTGACGACGACGTTCACCCCCAACGGGCGTCCCAACCTGGGCGCGTTCATGTCGATCGACGCGGATGCCAACAGCAAGGACTACGGCACGATAAGACTGCTGAAGGTCACCTCCAACGTGCCAGGGCCACAACAGGTGCAGAGCGAGCTCAACGGTGATCCGGAGGTCGCCGAGTTCGTCCGGAACCTCAGAGGCACCGACTCCGACATCGAGTACGGCAATCTGCTCACCGTGCCACTGGACAACGGCTTCCTGTATATCGAGCCGGTCTACGCCCGCGGCGGCAGCGCCAACTACCCGCTGCTGAAGAAGGTGGGCGTCTCCTACGGCAAGGAGACCGTCTTCAAGGACACGCTGGGCGAGGCCCTGGACGCGGTCTTCGGCAAGTCGTCCGAGCAGCAGCCACCGAGCGACGGCGGGCAGGAGCCACCGTCGAGCGCCAACCCCACGGTGAAAGAAGCCCTCAAGGACGCCCAGAAGGCGTATCAGGACGGCCAGGACGCGCTCCAGAAGCAGCCGCAGGACTGGCAGGCGTACGGCAGGGCCCAGGACGATCTGAGGAACGCTCTGAACCGCGCCGCCAAGGCGGAGGCGAAGGCGGGCGACAAGCCGGGGCAGAAGCAGAACCAGCCACAGAGCCAGAGCGCCGGTGACGGCTCCGGCAAGAAGGGCGGCTGA
- a CDS encoding tetratricopeptide repeat protein — translation MGDRVSLLETGRFVHTHDDAEEETRHRRAAEAGDTAAMSALGALLLRRGDVDGAEPHLRGATAAGDRAAANNLGVLLHQRGYADEAAGWWRIAAVAGSAAAAHALGRHHRERGDEPAAEYWLRQSAESGHTLGAYALGDLLEHRSDIGAERWFRTAAERGHREAAYRLARILDDRGDEGDEPVAERRRGAEGAGPQEAEQWYRQAAARGHRRAALHLGTLLEKRGETKEAGRWYLMSAKDGESRAACALGFLLRDAGDTDSAAVWWHRAAQDGDGNAANALGALHADRGETQTAERWYRAALDAGDINGAYNLGLLCAEQGRTAQAEQWYRRAAYAGHREAANAVAVMLLQRGDAAGAEPWFSKAAEAGSVDAAFNLGILYAGRGEGRAARQWYERAAAAGHTEAALQVGLALQRDGDLQGAERHLRCAAGGGSAEGAFRLAALLDRSSVGGDPATGTGFGSSSGTRFPTPPSDDGSGPHVPEYEEWYERAARQGHRRAQVRVGMFAAARGDVVEAARWYRAAAEAGSSNGAFNLGLLLAREGSEPEAALWWTRAAEAGHGRAALRLALLAARRGALTEGQRWCARAVELGPAEVTERAARLRDALQQELTA, via the coding sequence ATGGGGGACAGGGTCAGTCTGTTGGAGACAGGGCGTTTTGTGCACACGCATGACGATGCCGAGGAGGAGACCCGGCACCGTCGTGCCGCCGAGGCCGGTGACACCGCCGCGATGAGCGCACTGGGCGCGCTGCTGCTGCGCCGCGGTGACGTCGACGGTGCGGAACCGCATCTGCGGGGAGCCACCGCGGCGGGCGATCGCGCCGCCGCCAACAACCTCGGCGTCCTGCTGCACCAGCGCGGCTACGCCGACGAGGCGGCCGGCTGGTGGCGCATAGCCGCCGTCGCCGGATCCGCCGCCGCGGCCCACGCCCTGGGCCGGCACCACCGTGAGCGGGGCGATGAGCCCGCCGCCGAGTACTGGCTGCGCCAGTCCGCCGAATCCGGCCACACCCTGGGCGCGTACGCGCTGGGCGATCTGCTGGAGCACCGTAGCGACATCGGCGCCGAGCGCTGGTTCCGCACGGCCGCCGAGCGCGGCCACCGCGAGGCCGCGTACCGGCTCGCCCGCATCCTGGACGACCGCGGCGACGAGGGCGACGAGCCGGTGGCCGAGCGCCGCCGCGGCGCCGAGGGGGCCGGGCCGCAGGAGGCCGAGCAGTGGTACCGGCAGGCCGCCGCGCGCGGCCACCGGCGCGCCGCGCTCCACCTCGGCACGCTGCTGGAGAAGCGCGGTGAGACCAAGGAGGCCGGCCGCTGGTACCTGATGTCCGCCAAGGACGGTGAGTCCCGCGCCGCCTGTGCGCTCGGCTTCCTGCTGCGCGACGCGGGCGACACGGACAGCGCGGCCGTCTGGTGGCACCGGGCGGCCCAGGACGGCGACGGCAACGCCGCCAACGCGCTCGGCGCGCTGCACGCCGACCGGGGCGAGACCCAGACCGCCGAGCGCTGGTACCGCGCCGCGCTCGACGCCGGGGACATCAACGGCGCCTACAACCTCGGGCTGCTCTGCGCCGAGCAGGGCCGCACCGCACAGGCCGAGCAGTGGTACCGCCGCGCCGCCTACGCGGGCCACCGCGAGGCCGCCAACGCGGTCGCCGTCATGCTGCTGCAGCGCGGCGACGCGGCGGGCGCCGAGCCGTGGTTCTCCAAGGCGGCCGAGGCGGGCAGCGTCGACGCCGCGTTCAACCTGGGGATCCTGTACGCGGGCCGGGGCGAGGGCCGGGCGGCCCGGCAGTGGTACGAGCGGGCCGCCGCCGCCGGGCACACCGAGGCGGCGCTGCAGGTCGGCCTCGCCCTGCAGCGGGACGGCGACCTCCAGGGCGCCGAGCGCCATCTGCGCTGCGCTGCCGGAGGCGGCAGCGCCGAGGGCGCCTTCCGGCTGGCCGCGCTGCTGGACCGCTCGTCGGTCGGCGGCGATCCGGCGACCGGCACCGGCTTCGGCAGCTCGTCCGGGACGCGCTTCCCGACCCCGCCGTCCGACGACGGCTCCGGGCCGCACGTCCCCGAGTACGAGGAGTGGTACGAGCGTGCCGCGCGCCAGGGCCACCGGCGGGCCCAGGTGCGGGTGGGCATGTTCGCCGCCGCCCGCGGCGACGTGGTCGAGGCCGCGCGCTGGTACCGGGCGGCGGCCGAGGCAGGCAGCAGCAACGGCGCGTTCAACCTGGGGCTGCTGCTGGCCCGGGAGGGCAGCGAGCCGGAGGCCGCCCTGTGGTGGACGCGTGCCGCCGAGGCGGGGCACGGCCGGGCCGCGCTGCGGCTCGCGCTGCTCGCGGCCCGCCGCGGGGCGCTCACCGAGGGGCAGCGGTGGTGTGCGCGGGCGGTGGAGCTGGGGCCCGCGGAGGTCACCGAGCGCGCGGCGCGGCTGCGGGACGCGCTGCAGCAGGAGCTCACGGCGTAG
- a CDS encoding Fur family transcriptional regulator has product MSDLLERLRGRGWRLTAQRRVVAEVLDGDHVHYTADEVHAAAAVRLPEISRATVYNTLGELVSLGEVIEVTTDGRAKRYDPNAHHAHQHLVCAKCGTIRDVHPSGDLLADLPTQERYGFAISAVEVTYRGLCPDCAA; this is encoded by the coding sequence ATGAGTGACCTGCTGGAACGGCTCAGGGGACGCGGCTGGAGGCTGACGGCGCAGCGGCGTGTCGTCGCCGAGGTCCTCGACGGGGACCATGTGCACTACACCGCCGACGAAGTCCACGCGGCGGCGGCCGTGCGACTGCCCGAGATCTCCCGCGCGACCGTCTACAACACCCTCGGCGAGCTCGTCTCGCTCGGTGAGGTGATCGAGGTCACCACGGACGGCAGGGCCAAGCGCTACGACCCGAACGCACACCACGCGCATCAGCACCTGGTGTGCGCGAAGTGCGGCACCATCCGCGACGTCCACCCCTCCGGCGATCTGCTCGCCGACCTGCCCACGCAGGAGCGCTACGGCTTCGCGATCTCCGCGGTCGAGGTGACCTACCGGGGGCTCTGCCCCGACTGCGCGGCCTGA